GCCTCGTGGGATTCAGGATTTTCGCTGTTTCGGCCATGAAGTGGACGCCACAGAAGACGATGACGTCCGCCTGGGTGCGCTCGGCCGCCTGCGCGAGCGCGAGGCTGTCCCCGACGAAGTCCGCCACGTCCTGGACCTCACTCTCCTGGTAGTAGTGGGCCAGTATCACGGCCTTCATGGAGCGCTTGAGCTCCTGGATTTCCCGCGCGTAATCCACCTCGGTTGCCACAGCGCCTCCTTGGGTAGCGGACAATTAACCCGGTCCCGGGGGCGGGGCCACACCCGTGCTCACCGGCCGGGCGGATGGATGCCTGACACTGGCGTTCCCTGGGTCTGCCCTGCCACCGTGACGGGTGCGGTCGCGGAGGGATGCAGGGATGGCGTCACGTGACGGCCGAGTGTGGGTAGAATGCGCGCAATCCCCCGGGTCGGGCCGGGAGGAGGCAGTCGCCTTGCTGTCACGCTTGGACAAGCCACACATTCGGGGTCGTGAAGACGTGATCGGCTGGTGGAAGAGGCGATGCCAGAGCCGGAACCGCGGGTATACGGACTGTCGGCCCCCCTTCCACATGAACGCCTTTCCCGTCGAGGAGAGAGCATGAGTGTCCCCACTCAGGACGTCCTGATTGTTCATCCGAACGAGGGCCGCCGCGCGGCGCTGGCGGAGGTGCTGGGAGTCCACCGGGTCGTCGCGGTGGAGTCGCAGGTGGAGGCCACGCGGCGGATGGAGGTCTCGGCGCCCACGCTCATCATTGCACCACCGGACAATGCGCGGCGCTTCTTGAGACATGTCGACAGAGCTGCCCCGGAGGCCGTGCGCGTGTTCGTCTGTGCCCAGTCGGACCGCCAGGGCCTGGAGGAGCTGGTGGAGACGGCCGCGGAGGGGCACGTCTTCAGCACGCTCGACGACAGCCTCACCGTGTCGGAGCTGGGGCGGCGCCTGACGAGCCTGTTGCAGCATCGCTCCTCGGCGCGCGTGGCGCCCAGCACCTCGCTGACCGTGCGCTTCCGGCTCGACGGGGTGACGTACACCGGCAGCTGCCTGGACGTGGGCAACTTCGGCGCCGCGCTGCGCGTCCCGCTCGGCGCCTCGCTCAACGCCTTCATCCAGGGCACGGCCCTGGAGTCGCTCACCATGGAGCGCGACGGCAGGACGGTGCTGCACGTGCCGCGCGCCTTCGTCCGCCACGCGCAGCAGGTCCACGCCAGCACGCAGCCCTACCTGCGGCTGGGAATCACCTGGGGCGAGGCGATGGACGAACTCACCCAGCCGCCCTCCATCCGCATGCGCGACCCCGTCATCGTCCTGGCCGCGCTGCGCAAGGCGGTCCGTCGGGACGCCGCCATCTGGTTGCATTTCCTCGACACGCCGTCCTCCCACTTCCGGCTGGACGCGCCGGTGGTGGAGCTCATGGATGGGCGCGCCGTGCTGCGGGGCCTCAACGACGGCACGTTCCCGGCGGAGGTGGGGGACGTGCTGCAGCTGTCCTTCGAGGTCGGCGGGCAGAGCTACACGGGGGCCACCAGCGTGCTGTCGCGGGGCGAGCACGACGTGATGCTCAGCGTCCCGCGCACCTTCAGCCTCAAGAATCGCCGCGGCCTGCAGCGCTTCCGCCTGGGGCCCGAGCACCGCTTCCTCGTCATCTTCAATGCCCCCATCAACGGCGAGCGCATCACCCGCTCCGTGCTCGACCTGAGCGGGCGCGGCTTCGCCTTCCCCTTCGATGCCTCCTGCGAGGTGTTGCCCGCCGGCTCGCAGCTGGAGGCGTCCCTGCTGCTGCCGGACGGCTCGGAGGTGCCGGTGCGCGCGGAGGTCCGCTCGGTCGACGCCGTCACCACCGACAGCCGGTTCGACCGGCGGCTCAGGCCCTACCGCTGCGGCGTGCGCCTGCTCGACGTCCCCAGCGCCGTGCGCGACGCCATCCAGGACGCCTTCATGGCCTCGCGCTGCGCGGCCGCGGACGACGGGGGCTCGCGGCCCTTCCCCACCATCTGGCGGATGATGGAGGAGTCTCACTACGGCTTCCACCCGGACTACGCCTTCGGCCGCGAACCGGAGTACATGCGCGACCTGGAGCACACGCACGACCGGCTGGCCCGGGCCAAGGACCTGGGCCGCTCCATCGTCTATTCGGACGAGGGGGAGATGATGGGCCACGTGAGCGGGCTGCGGATGCACTCGCGTTCGTGGCTGGTGCAGCACCTGGCCGTGCGCCCCGGCTACCACCGCCACGAGCAGATCGCCAACGAGCTGACCGCGCTCACGGTGGAGATGGGCGAGGCCATCGAGGACGTGGAGTTCCTGCGCTACATGTGGCGCGCGGACAACCGGTGGCCGAACCGGCTGGGCACGTGGCTGGCGCGGGTCATGGAGAGCCGCGGCTTCAGCCTGTTGAGGACGTTCCACTACCTGCGGCTGCCGCTGGAGGGCACCCGTCCCATGCCGGAGGAGGGGCTGCCTGCGGTGCGGGAGGCCCGCCCGGAGGACCGGGAGTGGCTGGAGTCGCACCTGCGCTCGCGGGGGCAGGTGGTGCGGGTGCTCGCCGAGGACCTCCAGGCGGACGACGAGGCGCGGCGCACGCTCAAGGCGCGCTTCGAGGCGGCGGGGCTGTACCGGGACCGGCGGCTGTTCGTGGTGGATGGGGAGCACGGCCCGTTGGCGATGGCGCTGGTCGAGGAGGCCTCGCCGGGCCTGAGCCTCATCGAGGTCACCAACGCCTTCTGGCTGGAGTGCGCCGACCGCGCGCATCCCCAGGCCGGGGCCGCGCTGCGCGCGCTGGTGCGCCATGGCATCGAGCACGCCCGCGCCCGGGGGCGACCGTCCGCGGTGGCCCTGGCGGAGCCGCCGGACGTGGCGCTCGTCGCGGAGGCTGGATTCAAGGACCAGGGGCGCTTCTGCGAGTGGATCTTCCATCGCTCCATGGTCCGCCGATGGACGGACCTGTGGCGCTCGCTCTTCGAGCGCCTCAGCCGCCCCCGGCGCGCCCGCGTCGAGGAATCTGCATGTACTTGATGGAGTCGACGGAGGAGGGGCGGAGGCTGCTCGCACAGGAAGGAGCCTCCGGGTATGTCCGGTCCGTGCTCGTGGCGACCGGGCTCCAGCCAGGGGCGCGGGCGCTCGACGCGGGCTGTGGACCCGGAGGCATCTCGGAGACGATGGCGGAGCTGGTGGGCCCCGCTGGCGCCGTCGTCGGCCTGGACCTCAACGAGGAGCGCCTGCGCGAGGCCCGGGCTCGCAACGCGCACCGCCCCTGGGTCCGTTTCGCCCAGGCGGATGTCCGCCGCACGGGGTTGCCGGACGCGTCCGTGGACTACGTCTGGAGCCAGTACGTCTTCGAGTACCTGCCGGACCGCCCCGTCGCGCTCGCGGAGCTGATGCGGGTCACCCGGCCCGGGGGCAGGGTGGTCGTCTCGGACATCGACGGCCTGGGTTTCCAGAACTGGCCATTCCCGGAACACCTGAGGGTAGGGACCCAACGCATCGTCGATGCCCTGGCCACGCGGGGGTTCGACCTGCACGTGGGGCGCAAGCTATTCTCCGAATTCCGCAGTGCGGGGCTCCAGGACGTCCGCGTCCACCTGCTCCCGTACTATCTGGTCGCGGGGGCGGCGGATGAACGCTTGATGAAGGACTGGGAGATTCGCTTCGCCGCGCTCGAACCCGTGGCCGCGCCGGCCTTCGGGGGGCATGCGCCGTACCAGGAACACTGCCGCGAGTTCCTGCGCATGCTGGCCGACCCGGATGGATTCAAATACGCCGTGACGCTGGTGACGGAAGGAACCCGGCCTTGACCCAGAGCGTGCCGCAACGGGAGGAGTCCCCCATCACCCCCGACAACGCCCCGGAGGTGGGCACCCGGGCCACGGCCACGTTGCTGCTCTACTTCGAGCGCCGCTACGGCGCCGAGCGCCTGGTCGAGCTGTGGCGCCACCACGGCTTCAAGCTGGGGCTGGACTACATGCGCACGCCGACGAACTTCGTCTCGCTGCGCTTCCTGGAGCGGGTGGCGTCGGTGCTCCAGGAGGAGTCGGGGGACCCCACGTTCATGCGCCAGGCGGGCCTCTTCACGGCCTCGCCGGAGGCGCTCGGCTTCGTCTACTACATGCTCCGCGCGGTCGGTTCGCCGCGGCTGTGCTACCGGCAGACCATCGACATGTCGCCCGGCTACAACCGCGTGGGCGCCTTCCATGTCGAGCGCCTGGAGCGCGAGCGGCTGGACTTCACCTACCGCAGCAGCATCCCGGAGCAGGACCGCAACATCTGCGAGCTGCGCATGGGGCAGTTCGCGTCGTTCCCCACCATCTGGGGCCTGTCCCCCGCGGAGGTGCGCGAACTGGAGTGCCAGATTCATGGCGCGCCCGCGTGCCGCTACCACCTGACGTGGTCGGATCCTCCGTCGCTGTGGGGGCACCACATGGGGCTGGTGCTGGGCACCGTGTGCGGCCTGGGGGCCAGCGCCATGGGGCTGGGCAGTCCCATGTTCTGCGTGGCGTCCCTGGCCGCCACGGGCTTCGCGGTGGGCGGCTGGCTGGACGGGCGCAAGGAGCTGAAGGGCAAGAACGAGGCGCTGCGCGCCCAGGACCAGGCCATCACCGGCTCGCTCGCCGAACTGCAGCAGCGCTACGACGAGATCTTCCGCGCCAACGTGGCCCTCGAGGACCGCGTGGCCGAGCGCACCCTGGCGCTCAAGGACGCCAACGGCAAGCTGGAGGCGGCGCTCGCCCGCCAGCAGGAGCTGGACCGGCTCAAGAGCGAGTTCTTCGACAACGTCAGCCACGAGCTGCGCACGCCGCTCACCCTCATCCTGCTGACGCTGGAGTCGCTGGAGCGCCGCGGGGAGGACGGGCTGCCGGAAGTGGTCATGCAGCACGTGGCCACCATGGAGCGCAGCGCCCAGCGCCTCTTGCGCCTCATCAACAACCTGCTGGACCTGGCGCAGCTCGAGTCCGGCAAGGCGCGCC
This sequence is a window from Myxococcus stipitatus. Protein-coding genes within it:
- a CDS encoding PilZ domain-containing protein; this encodes MSVPTQDVLIVHPNEGRRAALAEVLGVHRVVAVESQVEATRRMEVSAPTLIIAPPDNARRFLRHVDRAAPEAVRVFVCAQSDRQGLEELVETAAEGHVFSTLDDSLTVSELGRRLTSLLQHRSSARVAPSTSLTVRFRLDGVTYTGSCLDVGNFGAALRVPLGASLNAFIQGTALESLTMERDGRTVLHVPRAFVRHAQQVHASTQPYLRLGITWGEAMDELTQPPSIRMRDPVIVLAALRKAVRRDAAIWLHFLDTPSSHFRLDAPVVELMDGRAVLRGLNDGTFPAEVGDVLQLSFEVGGQSYTGATSVLSRGEHDVMLSVPRTFSLKNRRGLQRFRLGPEHRFLVIFNAPINGERITRSVLDLSGRGFAFPFDASCEVLPAGSQLEASLLLPDGSEVPVRAEVRSVDAVTTDSRFDRRLRPYRCGVRLLDVPSAVRDAIQDAFMASRCAAADDGGSRPFPTIWRMMEESHYGFHPDYAFGREPEYMRDLEHTHDRLARAKDLGRSIVYSDEGEMMGHVSGLRMHSRSWLVQHLAVRPGYHRHEQIANELTALTVEMGEAIEDVEFLRYMWRADNRWPNRLGTWLARVMESRGFSLLRTFHYLRLPLEGTRPMPEEGLPAVREARPEDREWLESHLRSRGQVVRVLAEDLQADDEARRTLKARFEAAGLYRDRRLFVVDGEHGPLAMALVEEASPGLSLIEVTNAFWLECADRAHPQAGAALRALVRHGIEHARARGRPSAVALAEPPDVALVAEAGFKDQGRFCEWIFHRSMVRRWTDLWRSLFERLSRPRRARVEESACT
- a CDS encoding methyltransferase domain-containing protein, with the translated sequence MYLMESTEEGRRLLAQEGASGYVRSVLVATGLQPGARALDAGCGPGGISETMAELVGPAGAVVGLDLNEERLREARARNAHRPWVRFAQADVRRTGLPDASVDYVWSQYVFEYLPDRPVALAELMRVTRPGGRVVVSDIDGLGFQNWPFPEHLRVGTQRIVDALATRGFDLHVGRKLFSEFRSAGLQDVRVHLLPYYLVAGAADERLMKDWEIRFAALEPVAAPAFGGHAPYQEHCREFLRMLADPDGFKYAVTLVTEGTRP